The DNA sequence GTCTCGGCCGTGCCGGAGAGCGGGAAGGACAGGGCGGACTGCACCTGGCCGGCGGTCCGCAGGGAGAACTCCTTCTCGGTACTGCGGATGGTGAGCAGGTCGCGGTAGGCGGCCGAGGCGCCGTCGATCTGCGCGCAGTCCGGCGCGATGGTGCCGGTGGCGGCCAGGAGCGGCTTCGCGTACGCCCACTTGTCCTGGTTGTCGGCGGCGGGCGGCAGGCCCCGGCCGAAGCCGTTGCCGTCGCGGCAGTCCCAGTGCAGGGCGTTGAACCAGTCGCCGCTGTCGTAGGAGTTGCGGTCCAGGGACTTGGAGCGCAGCAGGTCGGTGCCCGCCTGGGAGAGCGAGGGCCCCTGGGAGAGGACGGAGGCGGCCATGGCCACCACCTGGGCCCTGGCCCGTCCGGCTGCCGTGGTGTCGGCCGGGAGCTTGAAGGCGAGGGCGTCGAAGAGGGTCTCGTTGTCGTGGGCGTCGGAGTAGGCGAGGGCGTCGCCGGGTGCGGCCGCGTATCCGGCGGGCGCCCCGTTGTAGTCGACCTCGGAGCCCTTGACCGTGCGGCCGGAGGTGTCGGTGAAGGTGTAGTCGGCGAGGTTGCCGGTCAGGCCGACCTTGATCAGGTCCTGGTAGTGCAGCAGCCGGGCCTTCTGCTCGGCGCGGGTGCCGTTGGCCGGGGAGGCGTTGGGGTCGGTGTAGAGGCCGCTGGCGAAGCCCTGGACGCCGGGGTCCTCGTCGAAGGGGCCGCCGCCGCGCACGGCGTCGCGGGCCCGGTCGGAGAAGGTGGCGATGCCGGTGCCGGCCATGTTCTTCTGGGTGGCCTGGACGAAGCGGGCGTCGTCCGCGATCTCGCCGAAGTTCCAGCCCTCCCCGTACAGGATGATCTTCTTGCCGTCGACGCCGTCCTTCGCGAGCGTCAGCCCGTCCAGCGCCTCGCGGACGGCGAGGATGTTCTCCTTGGGGTGGTGGCCCATCAGGTCGAAGCGGAAGCCGTCGACCTTGTACTCCTTCGCCCAGGTGACGACCGAGTCGACGACGAGCTTGCCCATCATGGTGTTCTCGGGCGCGGTGTTGGCGCAGCAGGTGGAGGTGGCGACGCTGCCGTCCTCCAGGAGCCGCTGGTAGTAGCCGGGGACGATCCTGTCGAGGACCGACTTGTCGTCCTGCCCGGAGGCGACGGTGTGGTTGTAGACGACGTCCATGACGGTGCGCAGTCCGGCCCGGTTGAGGCCCTGCACCATCTGCCGGAACTCGACCGTGCGCCGGGTGCCGTCCGGGTCGGAGGCGTAGGAGCCCTCGGGGACGGTGTAGTGCAGCGGGTCGTAGCCCCAGTTGAAGCCGTCCTTGGCGGCGGCCTTGCTGACGCAGGCCTGCTGCTCCTCGGAGTCGGGGGCGTAGACGTGGAGATCGCAGGCGGGCTGCTGCTGGTCCTTCTTCTTCTCCGGAATGGTCCCGATGTCGAAGACGGGCAGCAGGTGGACGTAGCTGGTGCCGGAGTCGGCGAGCTTCTTCAGGTGCCGCATGCCCGTGGACCGGGAGTCCGTGAAGGCCAGGTACTCACCCGGGTGGGCCGCCGTGCGGTCCGTGACGGAGAAGTCGCGGACGTGCAGTTCCTGGATCTGGGCGTCCCGCAGCGGGGTGGCGGCGGGCTTCCTCAGACCGGACCAGCCGCGCGGGGCGAGCTTCGGGTCGGTGAGGTCGACGACGAGGCTGCGGGCGGAGTCGGCGGTCAGGGCCGTGGAGTAGGGGTCGGTGACCTTGTTGGTCACCATCTTCTGGACGGTGGGGGCCCAGACGGTCACCGCGTACCGGTAGGGCTTGCCCCGCCAGCTCTTCTTGCCGGTGACCGACCAGACGCCGGTGCGGTCGTCGCGCTTCATCGGGTGCGTACGGCCGTCGAGTTCGAGCGAGACCGTCCGGGCGGTGGGGGCCCACACGGAGAGCGTGGGCCTCGACTTGCGGAAGACCGGGCCGAGTTCGGCGGAGGCCGCCTTCTTTCCGTAGAGGTCGTCCAGGATGCCGGCGGTCTGTACGCCGGTGGCGGCGAGCAGGGCGCCGTTGGCGGCGCGCTGGGTGGCGATGAGCTGGCCGCGCAGGGAGGCGCGGACCCGGTCCCGGTCGCGGGCGTCCACCGTGAACGCCGGGTAGTCCTTGAGGTGCGGGTGCTTCGCCTTCTGCGCGTCACTCAGCGCGGACCGCGTGAGCCGCAGCCACCGGCCCTCGTCGGAGAGCGCCCCGTCGACGACGGAGATGCCGCCCTCGGGCGCGTACACGAGCTGCTGACTGGTGGCGTCGGTGGCCTTCACCTTCCAGACGACGGTGTCCTTGTCGATCCACTGCGCCTCGGCCTTCGACAGGTCGGGGGCCGCGCCGCCGCCCGTCTGCGGGAGCAGGTAGCCGGGCTTGCCGCCGAGAATCCAGACCTCGTGGCCGTAGGTGGCGAGGTCCAGGGACTGGTCGCTGGGCAGGTCCTTCTCGTCGCCCTTGTGCAGGATGTAGCTGAGGGTGGTGGCCCCGTCGACGAGCGGCACCTCGAAGGTGACCCCGTAGGCGTCCTTCCTCACCGGCATCAGCGGCTTGGACCAGTCGGTGGGCTCCTTGGCCCCGGCCCAGGTGTGCAGCCCCCAGCCGTCGTAGTCCCCGTCCGGGCGGTGGTAGTTGAGAACCGCCTTGCCGGTGTCCTGCGGCGGGGCCCCGGGGGCTTCGGCCCGCTGCCCGTCCTTGCCCTGCTCGATCCAGACCTGTCCGGTCACGCCGAGGTCGATCGTCCGCCGCGGGCCGTCGGCCGTGCCGTTCTTCTCGACGGTGTACGGGACGGAGTCGGCGCCCTCCTCCAGGTCGATCCAGGCGAACGCGCCGAAGGCGTCCCGCCCGATGAACTCGGCCGTCTTCTCGCCGGACTTGAGCTGCCATCCCTCGTAGTCGCCGTCGGGGCGCTGGTAGTGGACGACCGCCCGGTCGCGCTCGACGGCGACGGGCTTCGGCTTCGGCGGGGTCGCTCCGGCGGTGGTCGAGGCGTGAGCACCGGAGGTGCGGCCCACCCGGTCGACGACAACGGCCTTGTAGCGCAGCGGGGTTCCCGCCTCGACCGTCTCGTCGAGGTACTGGGTGACCTTGTACGGGGCGTGGTCGGCCGAACCGAGCGTCTTCCACTTCCCGTTGCCCACCTGGGCGGCGAAGACGACCCGGTTGAGCTGTCCGCCGTCCACGTCGGCGGTGATCTCGACGGTGCCGGTGGCGCCGGCGGCCGGGGCCTTCAGCGCGATGGCCGGCTCGGCGGCCGGGGAGGAGACCGGCCGGTCGGCCTTCAGCACGATGCTGGAGAGGGCGGGCACGGTGACGGTGACCCGTTTGTCCTTGCCGCTGCGGACCGCGCCGGAACCGCCGTACAGCGTACGGAAGTCCATGCCGGCCGACTCGGTGGTGAGCTGGACCTGGCGCGGGCTCGTGCCGTTGTTGGAGGCGACGAGGTATTCGTACGGGCGCCGGGTGTCGATGCGCGAGGTGGCGTACACCGAGCCTTCCGCGAACCGCTCGGTCTGGGTGCCGTCGCGCAGCGCCGGGTGGGCCTTGGTGAGCTCGGAGAGGGCGGCGATGGAGCGGTAGACCGGGTGCTTGGTGTCGTACGCGTCCGAGGCGTGCGTCCGGTCGGTGCCGAGCTGGTCGTCGTCGAGGTAGTCGGCGGTCTCCGAGGCGAAGAGCGTCTGACGGGAGTCCTTGTCGCCGCCGGCTCCGGTGAAGCCCTGCTCGTCGCCGTAGTAGACCACCGGGTTGCCCCGGCCGAGGAACATCAGCTCGTTGGCGAGCCGGGCCCGCTTCAGCAGTTCGGCGTCGTCGGCCTTCGGGTTGTCCTGCTTCAGGAAGGTCCCGATACGGCCCATGTCGTGGTTGCCGAGGAAGGTGACCTGCTCGTAGGCGTTGGCCTTGTCGGTGGTGTAGCGGTAGTCGTTCCCGTACACGGAGGCGAGCCGGCCGGCGGGCGCGCCCTGGGAGGCGAACTGCCGGGCGGCGTCCTGGAACGGGAAGTCCAGGGTGGAGTCCAGGCGGCCCCGGGTCACGTACGGGGAGGTCACCTCGGTGTCGGCGGAGTAGACCTCGCCGAACATGAAGAAGTCGTCCCGGCCGCGCTTCGCGGCGTACGCGTCCAGCGCGGTGGCCCACTGGGTCCAGAAGTCCAGGTCGACGTGTTTGACGGTGTCGATGCGGAAGCCGTCGATGTCGAAGTCGCGGACCCACTTCTCGTAGATCCTCTCCATGCCCTTCACGACCTCGGGACGCTCGGTCCACAGGTCGTCGAGGCCGGAGAAGTCGCCGTACTCGTTGGACTCGCCGGCCCACGTCGAGTCGCCCCGGTTGTGGTACATCGTCGGGTCGTTGAGCCAGGAGGGGACCTTCTCGCCGGTGCCGGGCGTCTGCACCGGGGTGTACGGGAAGGAGTCCTCGTCGACCTCTCCGACGCCGTCGCGGTCGTCGAAGGGGCGGCCGTCCTCGTCGAGGTAGGGGTAGGCGCCCTTGGGCTGGTAGCCGTAGGTCTTCTCCGCGTAGTCGACGGTGTCGGCGGTGTGGTTGGTGATGACGTCGAAGAAGACCTTCATGCCCTTGGCGTGGGCCTTGTCGATCAGCCGCTCCAGGTCGGCGTTGGTGCCGAAGTGCGGGTCGACCTGGGTGAAGTCGGTGATCCAGTAGCCGTGGTAGCCCGCCGACGCGTCCTTGCCGGTGCCCTGCACGGGCCGGTTCTTGAAGATCGGCGCCATCCAGATGGCGGTGGTGCCGAGGCCCTTGATGTAGTCGAGCTTCCGGGTCAGGCCCTTGAGGTCGCCGCCCTGGTAGAACCCCTTGTCGGTGGGGTCGTAGCCGTGCTCCAGCCGTGAACCGGTCAGCCCGCCCCGGTCGTTGGAGGCGTCGCCGTTGGCGAACCGGTCGGGCAGGACGAAGTAGAACTGCTCGCGCGTGAGGTCGTGCCGGTCCGCCTCACGGGCGAGCTTCGCGTCCGACGGCGGG is a window from the Streptomyces sp. MMBL 11-1 genome containing:
- the pulA gene encoding pullulanase-type alpha-1,6-glucosidase produces the protein MSRTILGRWTVAALCAALLPVVPAATAAASPRPPAPPSDAKLAREADRHDLTREQFYFVLPDRFANGDASNDRGGLTGSRLEHGYDPTDKGFYQGGDLKGLTRKLDYIKGLGTTAIWMAPIFKNRPVQGTGKDASAGYHGYWITDFTQVDPHFGTNADLERLIDKAHAKGMKVFFDVITNHTADTVDYAEKTYGYQPKGAYPYLDEDGRPFDDRDGVGEVDEDSFPYTPVQTPGTGEKVPSWLNDPTMYHNRGDSTWAGESNEYGDFSGLDDLWTERPEVVKGMERIYEKWVRDFDIDGFRIDTVKHVDLDFWTQWATALDAYAAKRGRDDFFMFGEVYSADTEVTSPYVTRGRLDSTLDFPFQDAARQFASQGAPAGRLASVYGNDYRYTTDKANAYEQVTFLGNHDMGRIGTFLKQDNPKADDAELLKRARLANELMFLGRGNPVVYYGDEQGFTGAGGDKDSRQTLFASETADYLDDDQLGTDRTHASDAYDTKHPVYRSIAALSELTKAHPALRDGTQTERFAEGSVYATSRIDTRRPYEYLVASNNGTSPRQVQLTTESAGMDFRTLYGGSGAVRSGKDKRVTVTVPALSSIVLKADRPVSSPAAEPAIALKAPAAGATGTVEITADVDGGQLNRVVFAAQVGNGKWKTLGSADHAPYKVTQYLDETVEAGTPLRYKAVVVDRVGRTSGAHASTTAGATPPKPKPVAVERDRAVVHYQRPDGDYEGWQLKSGEKTAEFIGRDAFGAFAWIDLEEGADSVPYTVEKNGTADGPRRTIDLGVTGQVWIEQGKDGQRAEAPGAPPQDTGKAVLNYHRPDGDYDGWGLHTWAGAKEPTDWSKPLMPVRKDAYGVTFEVPLVDGATTLSYILHKGDEKDLPSDQSLDLATYGHEVWILGGKPGYLLPQTGGGAAPDLSKAEAQWIDKDTVVWKVKATDATSQQLVYAPEGGISVVDGALSDEGRWLRLTRSALSDAQKAKHPHLKDYPAFTVDARDRDRVRASLRGQLIATQRAANGALLAATGVQTAGILDDLYGKKAASAELGPVFRKSRPTLSVWAPTARTVSLELDGRTHPMKRDDRTGVWSVTGKKSWRGKPYRYAVTVWAPTVQKMVTNKVTDPYSTALTADSARSLVVDLTDPKLAPRGWSGLRKPAATPLRDAQIQELHVRDFSVTDRTAAHPGEYLAFTDSRSTGMRHLKKLADSGTSYVHLLPVFDIGTIPEKKKDQQQPACDLHVYAPDSEEQQACVSKAAAKDGFNWGYDPLHYTVPEGSYASDPDGTRRTVEFRQMVQGLNRAGLRTVMDVVYNHTVASGQDDKSVLDRIVPGYYQRLLEDGSVATSTCCANTAPENTMMGKLVVDSVVTWAKEYKVDGFRFDLMGHHPKENILAVREALDGLTLAKDGVDGKKIILYGEGWNFGEIADDARFVQATQKNMAGTGIATFSDRARDAVRGGGPFDEDPGVQGFASGLYTDPNASPANGTRAEQKARLLHYQDLIKVGLTGNLADYTFTDTSGRTVKGSEVDYNGAPAGYAAAPGDALAYSDAHDNETLFDALAFKLPADTTAAGRARAQVVAMAASVLSQGPSLSQAGTDLLRSKSLDRNSYDSGDWFNALHWDCRDGNGFGRGLPPAADNQDKWAYAKPLLAATGTIAPDCAQIDGASAAYRDLLTIRSTEKEFSLRTAGQVQSALSFPLSGTAETPGVITMRLGELVVVLNAAPTTADQRLAAPAGRTYALHPVQAKGADPTVKRARYDGKSATFTVPGRTVAVFALR